In Stanieria sp. NIES-3757, the DNA window TCTCACCGCGCCTTAATGTTTGGCGCATTAGCCCAAGGAGAAACTCGTATTCAAGGATTATTATTAGGAGAAGATGTAATTAGTACAGCTAATTGTTTGCGATCGCTTGAGACACAAATTTCTGATCTTACTGCTGAAACCGTTTTAGTCCAAGGTGAAGGTTTAAAACAACTACAAGAACCGCTAGATGTTTTGAATACAGGCAATTCTGGTACTACCATGCGGTTGATGTTAGGGATTTTATCCGCTCAATCCAACCGTTTCTTTACTATCACAGGCGATCGCTCTTTACGTTCTCGTCCCATGTCTCGCGTCATTAAACCTTTAACGGAAATGGGGGCGGAAATTTGGGGTAGAAATAACAATAATTTAGCTCCTTTAGCCATTAAAGGGAATAAATTGCGCCCAATTCACTATTTTTCTCCTTTAGCTTCGGCTCAAGTTAAATCTTGTCTTCTCTTGGCTGGATTGATGACAGCAGGAAAAACCACCGTTACCGAACCAGCTTTATCTAGAGATCATAGTGAACGGATGTTAAAAGCCTTTGGCGCGGATATTACTACTGACTCTGAAACCAATAGCGTTACCATCACTGGTGGTAATACTTTGCAAGGACAATCAGTTATCGTACCTGGGGATATTAGTTCAGCAGCTTTTTGGTTAGTAGCAGCTTCTATTATTCCTGATTCAGAATTAATTCTTACCAATGTCGGGATTAACCCCACTCGCACGGGAATTTTAGATGTTTTAGGCAAAATGGGGGCAAATATTACCATTGAAAATCAAAAAATAGTCGCAGGAGAACCAATTGCTGACTTACGGGTTCGCTACAGTCCCCTCCAAGGATGCGAAATTGCAGGAGAATTAACCGTGCGTTCCATCGATGAAATTCCCATCATTATCGTAGCAGCGACCTTTGCCAGAGGAACAACCGTTATCAAAGATGCAGCCGAATTAAGAGTTAAAGAATGCGATCGCTTGTCGGTGATGGCGACTCAACTAAGTCGTATGGGTGCAAAGATTACCGAACATCCCGATGGCTTAGAGATTCAAGGCGGACATCCT includes these proteins:
- a CDS encoding 3-phosphoshikimate 1-carboxyvinyltransferase, whose translation is MLNLTSNPINFHNQHDLTIQPPASGISLKGSLAMPGDKSVSHRALMFGALAQGETRIQGLLLGEDVISTANCLRSLETQISDLTAETVLVQGEGLKQLQEPLDVLNTGNSGTTMRLMLGILSAQSNRFFTITGDRSLRSRPMSRVIKPLTEMGAEIWGRNNNNLAPLAIKGNKLRPIHYFSPLASAQVKSCLLLAGLMTAGKTTVTEPALSRDHSERMLKAFGADITTDSETNSVTITGGNTLQGQSVIVPGDISSAAFWLVAASIIPDSELILTNVGINPTRTGILDVLGKMGANITIENQKIVAGEPIADLRVRYSPLQGCEIAGELTVRSIDEIPIIIVAATFARGTTVIKDAAELRVKECDRLSVMATQLSRMGAKITEHPDGLEIQGGHPLSGAEVTSYDDHRIAMSLAVAALKASGTTVIKDATAANISYPNFFESLQQVCYL